The following are encoded together in the Montipora foliosa isolate CH-2021 chromosome 12, ASM3666993v2, whole genome shotgun sequence genome:
- the LOC137980391 gene encoding lactadherin-like, with the protein MNFVVISLLIYLVLRSEFASSCTATYSVQGQVLRNHIIKTETADEVEDCIWRCMAYPGCKSSNFYHVDKSCELNDKTHASHPEDMRRELYTNYMINTLRSIPCKTQLDCGMDMICTPFLICEECRSHPLGMESRAIPDSAVTASSTWGAAHEPWQARLNNAAKSQSTGSWSAGTFAVGQWLQIDLGKETVVTKIATQGRPSYAHLQWVSSYKILLSLDGTNWNAYRSDGSEKVFTGNSDIGTIVSHKLVPRITSRYVRFYAMSWHISISMRVELYGCVINGP; encoded by the exons ATGAATTTTGTCGTGATATCTCTACTCATTTACTTGGTGTTGAGGTCAGAATTTGCGAGTTCTTGCACAGCAACTTACTCCGTGCAGGGACAAGTTCTTCGAAACCACATCATCAAGACAGAGACCGCAGACGAAGTAGAAGATTGTATCTGGCGTTGCATGGCATATCCCGGATGTAAAAGCAGCAACTTTTATCACGTGGACAAAAGCTGTGAACTGAATGACAAGACGCATGCGTCTCACCCAGAAGACATGAGACGTGAGCTTTATACAAACTACATGATAAACACTCTCCGATCTATACCTTGCAAAACTCAGCTCGATTGTGGTATGGATATGATATGCACACCGTTCCTGATTTGCGAAG AATGCCGCAGTCATCCGCTTGGAATGGAAAGTAGGGCAATACCGGACTCAGCGGTGACGGCTTCTTCAACATGGGGAGCCGCACATGAACCCTGGCAAGCCAGGCTTAACAATGCGGCAAAAAGTCAAAGTACTGGCTCTTGGTCAGCAGGAACATTTGCCGTTGGACAGTGGTTGCAAATTGACCTTGGCAAGGAGACAGTAgtgacaaaaatagcaacacaGGGGAGGCCTAGTTATGCTCATCTTCAGTGGGTATCTTCATACAAAATTCTGTTGAGCTTGGACGGAACAAACTGGAATGCGTATCGAAGCGATGGTTCTGAAAAG gTTTTTACGGGAAATTCAGACATTGGAACAATTGTCTCGCACAAGTTGGTGCCAAGAATTACGAGCAGATATGTTCGCTTTTATGCAATGTCGTGGCATATCAGCATATCCATGAGAGTTGAGCTGTATGGCTGTGTTATTAACGGACCATAA